Proteins encoded by one window of Candidatus Hydrogenedentota bacterium:
- a CDS encoding sugar phosphate isomerase/epimerase, whose translation MKLGFLTALYSNMPLKKVLELTRPLGLEAIEVGTGNYPGDPHAPLQELLKSKPKRDELLALVKSEGLIISALSCHGNCLHPDENFAKKSQQVQTDTIKLAELMGIKTVIDFSGCPGSDEGAKRPSWVTCPWPPEYLEALEWQWDKKVIPYWSKQAKFAKEHGVQVAFEMHPGFVVYNTETLLKIRKACGNNLGANLDPSHLFWQGMEPIDVVRALGKAIFHVHAKDSLVYPQNARVNGVLDTKHYGDEINRSWIFRTCGFGHSVEWWKDFVSTLRMVGYDHVLSIEHEDSLMSNNEGLRKAVECLKQAIISEKVTAMTWA comes from the coding sequence ATGAAGTTAGGTTTTCTCACAGCGCTCTACAGCAACATGCCGCTCAAAAAAGTCCTTGAACTCACGCGGCCGCTGGGCCTCGAGGCCATCGAAGTGGGCACCGGCAACTATCCCGGCGATCCCCACGCGCCCCTGCAGGAACTGTTGAAATCCAAGCCCAAGCGCGACGAACTGTTGGCCCTTGTCAAGAGCGAGGGGCTCATCATCAGCGCGCTGAGCTGTCACGGCAACTGCCTCCATCCCGACGAGAACTTCGCTAAGAAGAGCCAGCAGGTGCAGACCGACACCATCAAGCTGGCCGAATTGATGGGCATAAAGACCGTCATCGACTTCTCGGGCTGCCCGGGCTCCGACGAAGGCGCGAAACGGCCTTCCTGGGTTACTTGCCCATGGCCCCCGGAATACCTCGAAGCCCTCGAATGGCAATGGGACAAGAAAGTCATCCCCTATTGGTCCAAACAAGCCAAGTTCGCCAAGGAGCACGGCGTCCAGGTCGCGTTCGAAATGCACCCCGGTTTCGTGGTCTATAACACCGAGACCTTGCTCAAGATCCGGAAGGCCTGCGGCAACAATCTCGGCGCGAACCTCGATCCCAGCCACCTGTTCTGGCAGGGAATGGAGCCCATCGACGTCGTGCGCGCCCTCGGCAAGGCGATCTTCCACGTGCATGCCAAGGATTCGCTGGTCTACCCGCAGAACGCCCGTGTGAACGGCGTGCTCGACACCAAACACTATGGCGACGAAATCAACCGCTCGTGGATCTTCCGCACCTGCGGCTTTGGCCACAGCGTCGAGTGGTGGAAGGATTTCGTGTCCACCCTGCGCATGGTCGGCTACGACCACGTATTGAGCATCGAGCACGAAGATTCGCTCATGTCCAACAACGAAGGCTTGCGCAAGGCCGTCGAGTGCCTGAAACAGGCCATTATCTCCGAGAAAGTTACCGCGATGACCTGGGCCTGA